Proteins encoded within one genomic window of Armatimonadota bacterium:
- a CDS encoding SagB/ThcOx family dehydrogenase, which yields MFARRSIREFKPGPLTLPEVAQLLWAAQGTTDPQEGFRTAPSAGATYPLEVYLAVGRVQKLAEGVYRYSPAAHALARLREGDVRQALADAALGQRCVGEGAAVLVLAAVYERTAQRYGDRGIRYVHMEVGHAAQNVYLQGVTLGLGTVVVGAFHDQQVRRIMRMPQRETPLYIMPVGRQ from the coding sequence TTGTTTGCGAGGAGATCCATCAGGGAGTTCAAGCCCGGGCCGCTGACCCTGCCCGAGGTCGCGCAGCTCCTCTGGGCCGCACAGGGCACTACCGATCCACAGGAGGGATTCCGCACCGCTCCCTCCGCGGGCGCCACATATCCGCTGGAGGTCTACCTTGCGGTGGGCAGGGTTCAGAAGTTGGCGGAAGGGGTCTACCGGTACAGTCCCGCAGCCCACGCATTGGCGCGGCTCCGTGAGGGTGACGTCAGGCAGGCCCTGGCGGATGCCGCCCTCGGGCAGAGGTGTGTGGGGGAGGGCGCGGCCGTCCTGGTTCTTGCGGCCGTGTACGAGCGCACCGCGCAGCGTTACGGCGACCGCGGCATCCGCTACGTGCACATGGAAGTGGGCCACGCGGCACAGAATGTCTACCTGCAGGGGGTGACGCTGGGCCTGGGCACCGTGGTGGTCGGCGCCTTCCATGACCAGCAGGTGCGCCGCATCATGCGGATGCCCCAGCGGGAAACACCTCTCTACATCATGCCGGTGGGACGGCAGTAG
- a CDS encoding DUF1844 domain-containing protein, giving the protein MNARAVVLTCISLLASKAWEAMGLVPDPATKKLERHLDEARLAIDAAAALVDLIKEQVQDRERRELETLLTNLRLNYVEQRARG; this is encoded by the coding sequence GTGAACGCCCGGGCCGTAGTCCTGACCTGCATCAGCCTGCTGGCGTCCAAGGCCTGGGAGGCCATGGGCTTGGTTCCCGACCCGGCGACCAAGAAGCTGGAGCGGCATCTGGACGAGGCGCGGCTGGCCATCGACGCCGCAGCTGCGCTGGTGGACCTGATTAAGGAGCAGGTGCAGGACCGCGAACGCCGCGAGCTGGAGACCCTGCTGACCAATCTCCGCCTGAACTACGTGGAACAGCGCGCCAGAGGCTGA
- a CDS encoding thioredoxin domain-containing protein — protein MAERLRLARSAYLRSAAAQPVDWYPWGPEAFARAQQENRPILLDIGGVWCHWCHVIDHESYQDPAVAQIINQHFVAIKVDRDERPDVDARYQHAVQALTGEGGWPLTAFLTPQGKVFFGGTYFPPHDAYGRPSFTRVLLSVARFYRENREEAEQAAARLHQELSRALAWTAPGELDPALVTRALDDITRAFDRQNGGFGGAPKFPHPGTLALLIRRAFHTRDEVLLAMVTRTLERMGCGGIYDQLGGGFHRYSTDAHWIVPHFEKMLYDNAALLTVYVHAHQLTGSAFFRQVALGTYAYVTTVLWDEVRGGFFASQDADIGPQDDGAYYTWTPAEVRALLPADEFRVAASHYHITGRGEMPHDPDRHVLFIDKDPDAIALLAGLPEEEVRARLAAARARLEEARRRRPTPFVDRTVYAGWNAMAISACFEVFKGLGVVQARSLALRALDRILDEAYLPGEGVCHMLAPDGPAHPGLLEDQVFVAQACLDAFEVTAGPRYLRVAQDLANIILREHEDPGGGFLDIARSRRADPVLAEAHKPVQDAPTPGANAVAVLVLNRLARLLDAPELRDAAERTLRVFAGGLAGHGLYASTFFLALDDFLREPAHVVVVAREGDPLANRLHAVALQTFRPDKLVELYHADGDSPPLPQPVRAMAASARETRAYVCAGRACAPPTRDPEELARLVRTFNM, from the coding sequence GTGGCGGAGCGCCTGAGGCTGGCAAGAAGCGCCTACCTGCGGTCCGCAGCCGCGCAGCCGGTGGACTGGTACCCCTGGGGACCCGAAGCCTTCGCCCGTGCGCAGCAGGAGAACAGGCCCATCCTGCTGGACATCGGCGGCGTCTGGTGCCACTGGTGCCACGTCATCGATCACGAGTCCTACCAGGACCCCGCGGTGGCCCAGATCATCAACCAGCACTTTGTCGCCATCAAGGTGGACCGGGACGAGCGCCCGGATGTGGACGCCCGCTACCAGCATGCGGTGCAGGCCCTCACCGGAGAGGGAGGCTGGCCGCTCACCGCCTTCCTCACGCCCCAGGGCAAAGTATTCTTCGGCGGCACCTACTTCCCGCCTCACGACGCCTACGGCCGCCCCTCGTTTACGCGGGTCCTACTCAGCGTGGCCCGGTTCTACCGCGAGAACCGTGAAGAGGCGGAGCAAGCGGCCGCCAGGCTACACCAGGAGCTGAGTCGGGCCCTGGCGTGGACCGCACCGGGCGAGCTGGATCCCGCCCTGGTCACCCGGGCGCTGGACGACATCACCCGGGCCTTCGACAGGCAGAACGGCGGGTTTGGCGGCGCTCCCAAGTTTCCGCACCCGGGGACCTTGGCGCTGCTCATCCGGCGGGCCTTCCACACGCGCGACGAGGTCTTGCTGGCCATGGTCACACGCACCCTGGAGCGGATGGGATGCGGTGGCATCTACGACCAGCTCGGTGGGGGATTCCACCGTTACTCCACCGACGCGCACTGGATCGTGCCGCACTTCGAGAAGATGCTCTACGACAACGCCGCCCTGCTGACCGTCTACGTTCACGCCCACCAGCTGACGGGCAGCGCGTTCTTCCGTCAGGTAGCCCTGGGCACCTACGCCTACGTGACGACGGTCCTCTGGGACGAAGTCCGCGGCGGCTTCTTCGCCAGTCAGGACGCGGACATAGGACCGCAAGACGACGGCGCGTACTACACCTGGACCCCCGCGGAGGTGCGGGCTCTCCTGCCAGCAGACGAATTCCGGGTCGCCGCTTCGCACTACCACATCACCGGGCGCGGGGAGATGCCTCACGACCCTGACCGTCACGTCCTGTTCATTGACAAGGACCCGGACGCCATCGCGCTGCTCGCCGGCCTGCCCGAGGAGGAGGTCCGTGCGCGGCTGGCCGCGGCGCGGGCGCGTCTTGAGGAAGCCCGTCGCCGCCGCCCGACCCCGTTCGTCGACCGCACAGTCTATGCCGGCTGGAACGCCATGGCCATCAGCGCCTGCTTCGAGGTCTTCAAGGGACTGGGAGTGGTGCAGGCGCGAAGCCTGGCCCTGCGGGCGCTGGACCGCATCCTGGACGAGGCCTATCTGCCCGGCGAGGGGGTCTGCCACATGCTCGCTCCGGATGGTCCGGCTCACCCCGGGCTGCTCGAGGACCAGGTGTTCGTGGCACAGGCCTGCCTCGACGCTTTCGAGGTGACGGCTGGGCCGCGGTACCTGCGGGTGGCGCAGGATCTCGCCAACATCATCCTCCGCGAGCATGAAGATCCCGGCGGAGGCTTTCTGGACATCGCCCGCAGCCGTCGCGCGGATCCGGTCCTGGCCGAGGCGCACAAGCCGGTGCAGGACGCGCCCACTCCGGGCGCCAATGCGGTAGCCGTGCTGGTCCTCAATCGACTGGCCCGCCTCCTGGACGCCCCGGAGTTACGCGATGCGGCGGAACGCACCCTGCGCGTCTTCGCCGGGGGCCTGGCCGGTCACGGGCTGTATGCCTCCACCTTCTTCCTGGCGCTGGACGACTTCCTGCGCGAGCCGGCCCACGTGGTGGTGGTGGCCCGCGAGGGCGACCCTCTGGCCAACCGGCTTCACGCTGTCGCCCTGCAGACCTTCCGTCCGGACAAGCTCGTCGAGCTGTACCACGCCGACGGTGACTCGCCACCGCTGCCGCAACCGGTGCGGGCCATGGCGGCCAGCGCCAGGGAGACGCGGGCCTACGTCTGCGCGGGCAGGGCCTGCGCGCCCCCTACCCGGGATCCAGAGGAGCTCGCCCGGCTTGTCCGCACGTTCAACATGTAG
- a CDS encoding DUF309 domain-containing protein — translation MYVRLKHTLSTLALRMLQRTPRRRPIAWLLAYVRLAPQGQTVSLQTLRREATRLGTASAGGLAYLEALGLLERVGDMVRLAPEYVENRTYFARQVRRLAAALQAIDRARGSDRRAGMLTPATFLFNAGLFFECHEYLEDVWRGAEASQRDFYHGLIQAAAALYHFEKGNLHGTTTLLAKALRRLETYRPAFLGVDVERLVADLRRWQRRCEARRPGRPLCAQEFPQIRSAARMVPQRFPGSRGSG, via the coding sequence GTGTACGTCCGTCTCAAGCACACGCTTTCCACCCTGGCCCTGCGGATGCTGCAGCGCACACCGCGCCGCCGGCCGATCGCCTGGCTGCTGGCGTACGTCCGGCTGGCGCCGCAGGGACAGACGGTGTCGCTGCAGACCCTCCGCCGCGAGGCGACCAGGCTGGGCACGGCGAGCGCGGGCGGGCTGGCCTACCTGGAAGCGCTAGGCCTGCTGGAACGGGTCGGCGACATGGTCCGGCTTGCGCCGGAGTACGTCGAAAACCGCACATACTTCGCCCGTCAGGTCCGGCGGCTCGCTGCCGCCCTGCAGGCAATTGACCGAGCGCGGGGGTCAGACAGGCGGGCGGGGATGCTTACCCCTGCAACTTTCCTGTTCAATGCCGGCCTCTTCTTCGAGTGCCACGAGTACCTGGAGGATGTCTGGCGGGGGGCAGAAGCCTCTCAGCGTGACTTCTACCATGGGCTGATCCAGGCGGCCGCAGCCCTCTATCACTTCGAGAAGGGAAACCTCCACGGAACCACGACGCTGCTGGCCAAGGCGCTACGCAGACTGGAGACCTACCGCCCGGCCTTCCTGGGCGTGGACGTGGAGCGGCTGGTCGCCGACCTCCGACGGTGGCAGCGGCGCTGTGAAGCGCGCAGACCAGGACGGCCGCTGTGCGCGCAGGAGTTCCCCCAGATCCGATCAGCCGCCCGCATGGTGCCCCAGCGGTTCCCAGGTTCGCGCGGATCCGGTTGA
- a CDS encoding VWA domain-containing protein: MDVPFIWPGVLWGLLLVPLVLASYIRLRRQGRRVAVLHPNTALAARAQMQGRRITRHLPPILLLLALTAAVLAAARPVLVLPLPANRAAVILAIDSSGSMRSQDIQPSRLDAAKEAAKSFVRTVPGGVRVGLVMFGGYAQLVVPPTTERELLLEAIGALSFIRRTAIGEGLLEAVAALPERSRPTPHGLIPPPAGPRPPGIVILLSDGRSNTGIDPLEAAQIAHRQEVTVYTVGVGQPYTPDNVWTLGGSLDEETLKQIARITGGTYHHASSAEGLRDVYQKLARAVGWERRPQEAGALGAALAVGALISALVLSLLVTSPLGF, translated from the coding sequence GTGGACGTCCCGTTCATCTGGCCAGGCGTGCTGTGGGGGCTCCTGCTGGTTCCCCTGGTGCTGGCATCATACATCCGGCTGCGGCGACAGGGACGCCGTGTCGCTGTCCTCCACCCGAATACGGCCCTCGCCGCCAGGGCCCAGATGCAGGGACGGCGGATCACCCGCCATCTCCCGCCGATCCTACTGCTGCTGGCCCTGACCGCAGCGGTCCTGGCTGCCGCGCGCCCGGTGCTGGTGCTTCCCCTGCCCGCCAACCGCGCGGCCGTCATCCTGGCCATCGACAGCAGCGGAAGCATGCGCTCCCAGGACATCCAGCCGTCGCGCCTTGACGCCGCCAAGGAGGCGGCGAAGAGCTTCGTGCGCACCGTGCCTGGCGGCGTGCGCGTCGGCCTGGTCATGTTCGGTGGCTACGCCCAGCTGGTAGTGCCGCCGACCACGGAGCGCGAGCTGCTGCTGGAGGCCATCGGCGCACTCTCCTTCATCCGCCGGACGGCCATTGGCGAGGGCCTGCTGGAGGCGGTCGCCGCTCTCCCGGAGCGGTCGAGGCCGACGCCCCACGGGTTGATACCTCCCCCCGCCGGCCCGCGCCCTCCAGGCATCGTCATCCTCCTCTCGGATGGCCGCAGCAACACCGGTATCGACCCGCTGGAGGCGGCGCAGATCGCCCACCGCCAGGAGGTCACCGTCTATACCGTCGGCGTGGGCCAGCCCTATACCCCGGACAACGTCTGGACCCTCGGGGGTTCCCTGGACGAGGAGACGCTGAAGCAGATCGCCCGCATCACCGGCGGCACGTACCACCATGCCTCCTCTGCGGAGGGCCTACGGGACGTCTACCAGAAGCTGGCGCGGGCCGTGGGATGGGAGCGTCGTCCGCAGGAGGCAGGGGCGCTCGGCGCTGCGCTGGCGGTAGGGGCGCTCATCAGCGCCCTGGTCCTCTCCCTGCTGGTCACCTCCCCGTTGGGGTTCTGA
- a CDS encoding VOC family protein gives MPNPVVQFEIYADNPERLAGFYRELFGWEIAAVPGMEYWLIRTVPSDAQGVPTVPGGINGGLMKRPRPDARNWLNCVSVGSIDQTLEKAQAAGAVVFRPKSAVPRIGWFAVLADPEMNVFALWQDDPDAAWRLGGPPGTCYTLNGAHPARP, from the coding sequence ATGCCCAATCCAGTGGTGCAGTTTGAGATCTATGCGGACAATCCGGAGAGGCTGGCGGGATTCTACCGGGAGCTCTTCGGGTGGGAGATCGCCGCGGTGCCGGGGATGGAGTACTGGCTGATCCGGACCGTGCCCAGCGATGCGCAGGGGGTGCCCACAGTTCCCGGCGGGATCAACGGCGGGTTGATGAAGCGGCCCAGGCCGGACGCACGCAACTGGCTGAACTGCGTCTCCGTGGGTTCAATCGACCAGACCCTGGAGAAGGCCCAGGCCGCCGGTGCCGTCGTCTTCCGGCCAAAGTCGGCTGTCCCCCGCATAGGGTGGTTCGCCGTCCTGGCCGACCCGGAGATGAACGTCTTCGCCCTCTGGCAGGACGACCCTGATGCCGCCTGGCGCCTTGGCGGCCCCCCCGGTACCTGTTACACTCTCAACGGAGCCCATCCAGCGCGCCCGTAG
- a CDS encoding ABC transporter permease, with protein sequence MRRQSAVRYLLRRRLAVVGLVVLLGIGAAAALAPWISPYDPGTQVWEMALQPPSVSHWLGTDEFGRDVLSRILFGGRISLAVGFLAVGMAAGIGVPAGLVSGYAGGRVDVIVMRIMDVLLAFPAILLALAIVGALGPGVRNAILAVGIVVIPAFARVVRGATLVVRTQDYVEAARAVGAGAGRIVARHVFPNAMAPVIVQATLGVGTAILSSAGLSFLGLGAQPPTPDWGGMLSSGREFMLQAWWITTFPGMAIMLTVLGFNLVGDALRDMLDPRLRLPGA encoded by the coding sequence ATGCGTAGGCAGTCAGCCGTCCGGTACCTTTTGCGTCGCAGACTTGCGGTGGTCGGTCTTGTAGTCCTCCTAGGAATCGGGGCGGCCGCAGCGCTAGCACCGTGGATCTCGCCGTACGATCCGGGGACCCAGGTCTGGGAGATGGCGCTTCAGCCGCCTTCGGTATCACACTGGCTGGGGACTGACGAGTTCGGCCGCGACGTGCTTTCGCGCATCCTCTTCGGAGGTCGGATTTCTCTGGCAGTAGGGTTCCTCGCTGTGGGCATGGCTGCAGGCATAGGTGTCCCCGCAGGTCTGGTCAGCGGCTACGCTGGGGGGCGTGTCGACGTGATCGTTATGCGCATCATGGATGTACTGCTGGCTTTCCCTGCGATCCTGCTCGCCCTGGCGATCGTGGGCGCGCTGGGCCCCGGGGTTCGCAACGCCATCCTGGCAGTGGGCATCGTGGTGATTCCTGCTTTTGCACGAGTGGTCCGGGGAGCGACACTGGTCGTCCGCACCCAGGACTACGTGGAGGCAGCGCGTGCCGTGGGTGCCGGTGCGGGTCGGATTGTGGCCCGACACGTATTCCCCAACGCCATGGCGCCAGTCATAGTGCAGGCGACCCTTGGGGTGGGAACCGCGATCCTCTCCTCGGCTGGCCTGTCGTTTCTTGGGCTGGGGGCGCAGCCGCCTACACCTGACTGGGGCGGAATGCTCTCCAGCGGTAGGGAGTTCATGCTACAGGCTTGGTGGATTACCACCTTTCCTGGGATGGCCATAATGCTCACGGTGCTGGGATTCAATCTGGTTGGAGATGCCCTTCGGGACATGCTGGATCCGCGTCTGCGGTTGCCCGGAGCCTGA
- a CDS encoding ABC transporter permease: protein MGRYLIQRLILMVPVLLGVTLVSFLILHLTPGDPVRILLGELGQGASQEEVARLRRSLGLDDPLLVQYGRFVWRALQGDLGRSLRTGAPVRDEVLARAPFTLALTGTSLAVALLIGLPAGVLSAAYKGSAIDHAATLLALFGVSLPVFWLGLLLMLVFALALEWLPASGFGTWKHLVLPSVTLGLASSALIARMTRSSMLEVLGQDFVRTAWAKGLAAPAVLWRHALRNALIPVVTVVGLQLGGLLGGAVLTETVFAWPGLGRLVVGAIYSRDFPLVQGTVLFTAAAFVMVNLAVDILYALIDPRIRYA, encoded by the coding sequence GTGGGCCGGTACCTGATCCAGCGCCTGATCCTGATGGTTCCGGTCCTACTGGGGGTTACGCTAGTATCCTTCCTTATCCTACACCTCACGCCGGGCGACCCGGTCCGCATCCTGCTGGGCGAACTCGGCCAGGGGGCCTCGCAGGAAGAGGTGGCTCGTCTGCGCCGCAGCCTCGGGCTGGACGATCCACTCCTGGTGCAGTACGGTCGGTTCGTCTGGCGCGCCCTTCAAGGGGATCTGGGTCGGTCGCTGCGAACCGGTGCGCCAGTTCGTGACGAGGTGCTGGCCCGAGCGCCGTTCACCCTTGCTCTCACCGGCACAAGTCTGGCTGTTGCGCTGCTGATCGGGCTGCCTGCGGGTGTGCTCTCTGCTGCCTACAAGGGGAGTGCTATCGACCACGCGGCGACACTCTTGGCGTTGTTCGGCGTCTCGCTGCCAGTCTTCTGGCTAGGGCTGTTATTGATGCTGGTCTTCGCACTAGCCCTGGAATGGCTCCCCGCGTCGGGTTTTGGAACGTGGAAGCATCTGGTGCTGCCATCGGTTACGCTGGGACTGGCCTCGTCGGCGCTCATCGCGCGAATGACTCGCAGCAGCATGCTGGAGGTGCTGGGGCAGGACTTTGTCCGCACGGCCTGGGCCAAGGGCCTGGCAGCGCCTGCCGTATTGTGGCGACACGCGCTGCGAAACGCGCTGATTCCGGTGGTTACGGTGGTAGGTCTGCAGCTTGGAGGTTTGTTGGGAGGCGCGGTGCTGACCGAGACTGTCTTTGCCTGGCCTGGGTTGGGACGCCTGGTCGTGGGCGCAATCTACAGCCGCGATTTCCCATTGGTGCAGGGGACGGTGCTGTTCACCGCTGCTGCTTTTGTTATGGTCAATCTGGCCGTGGACATTCTGTACGCGCTGATCGACCCCCGGATTCGCTATGCGTAG
- a CDS encoding glutathione ABC transporter substrate-binding protein produces MLSKVLAGLIVLLVGTGAAGFAGPAPGEGIVIAMPADATALDPHKTNDGPSFLVINQIFETLLVRTARGLEPRLAISWRPVGDRTWEFKLRRGVRFHDGTPFNAEAVRFTIERFINPEARARAYFVLSMVEGVRAIADDTVQITTRYPFAALLNHLTHPATSIVSPAAVARFGADFVRNPVGTGPFKFESWVARDRITLLRNDDYWGGPPQIARVVLRPIPETSTQIVELESGGVDVVFNMPADSVARLERNPRIRVYKEPSFSANYIGFHLERPPFSDVRVRRAVGHAVRVEGLITFFLKGLAVRANGPLSPVVFGAHTDLPGYEYDLDRARALLTEAGVRAGVRARLVIFESAEWRRIAQAIQASLQPLGFQIEVDVVEFGTWLSRLDRGDFDLYGMRWGTVTLDADYTLYSLFHSSQIPNPNYSRYRNPEVDRLLDEGRATADQSRRAQIYRRAQSLIAQDAPMLFLYYPLSTYAVQSAVQNTVAPFSWINLDLRKTMVRR; encoded by the coding sequence ATGTTGAGCAAGGTACTAGCGGGGTTGATCGTGCTCCTGGTGGGCACCGGCGCCGCTGGATTCGCAGGGCCGGCTCCCGGTGAGGGAATCGTCATCGCGATGCCGGCCGATGCTACAGCCCTGGATCCTCACAAGACCAACGATGGCCCTTCTTTTCTGGTCATCAACCAGATTTTCGAGACGCTGTTAGTTCGGACTGCGAGGGGGCTGGAGCCCCGGCTGGCGATCTCCTGGCGTCCCGTGGGCGATCGTACCTGGGAGTTCAAGCTGCGCCGGGGCGTCCGCTTTCACGACGGCACACCCTTCAATGCGGAGGCGGTCAGGTTCACCATCGAGCGCTTCATTAACCCTGAGGCTCGGGCGCGCGCGTACTTCGTCCTCAGCATGGTGGAGGGAGTACGGGCTATCGCGGATGACACCGTGCAGATCACAACGCGCTACCCTTTTGCTGCCCTTCTGAACCACCTGACGCATCCTGCCACGTCTATCGTCAGCCCAGCGGCAGTCGCGCGCTTCGGTGCGGACTTCGTCCGTAACCCTGTGGGGACCGGCCCGTTCAAGTTCGAGTCATGGGTGGCACGAGACAGAATCACGCTGTTGCGCAACGACGACTACTGGGGCGGACCGCCGCAGATCGCGCGGGTTGTGCTGCGGCCCATTCCGGAGACCTCTACTCAGATCGTGGAGCTCGAGTCGGGTGGTGTGGACGTGGTCTTCAATATGCCCGCAGACTCCGTGGCACGTCTCGAGCGTAACCCGCGTATCAGGGTGTACAAGGAACCCAGCTTCAGCGCCAATTACATCGGATTTCATCTGGAGCGTCCGCCATTCTCAGACGTGCGCGTACGGCGGGCCGTTGGTCATGCAGTCCGGGTCGAGGGACTGATCACCTTCTTCCTGAAGGGTCTAGCCGTCAGGGCCAACGGGCCCCTCTCGCCGGTGGTCTTCGGTGCACACACCGACTTGCCGGGCTACGAGTATGACCTCGACCGCGCGCGCGCCCTCCTGACCGAGGCTGGGGTGAGGGCGGGTGTACGGGCTCGCTTGGTGATCTTTGAAAGCGCGGAATGGCGCCGTATCGCCCAGGCGATTCAGGCCAGCCTCCAGCCCCTTGGCTTCCAGATCGAGGTTGACGTGGTGGAGTTCGGAACCTGGCTTTCTCGCCTGGATCGTGGGGACTTCGACCTGTACGGCATGCGCTGGGGGACAGTGACGCTGGACGCAGACTACACTTTGTACTCGCTATTCCATTCGTCGCAGATTCCGAATCCTAACTACTCGCGGTACAGGAATCCCGAGGTTGATCGACTGCTGGACGAGGGCCGCGCCACGGCGGATCAGAGCCGGCGCGCGCAGATTTACCGGCGTGCCCAATCACTGATCGCCCAGGATGCCCCCATGCTCTTTCTCTACTACCCTCTCTCGACCTACGCGGTCCAGAGCGCCGTCCAGAATACAGTAGCCCCGTTCTCGTGGATCAACCTGGACTTGCGCAAGACCATGGTGCGGCGGTGA
- the paaI gene encoding hydroxyphenylacetyl-CoA thioesterase PaaI, with amino-acid sequence MPSYAQSLGLEVLSVEEGRAHLRAVVRPEHLNIHGTAHGGFLYSLADEAFALASNSRGTPAVALTACMAYFRPVVAGEVLEAIAAEEYLGRRTATYRVEVRRGDELVALFTGTVHRMAQG; translated from the coding sequence GTGCCGTCCTATGCTCAGTCGCTGGGTCTGGAGGTCCTCTCGGTGGAAGAAGGGCGGGCTCACCTGCGCGCGGTCGTCCGGCCGGAGCACCTGAACATCCACGGGACGGCACACGGCGGCTTCCTCTACAGCCTGGCAGATGAAGCCTTCGCCCTGGCCTCGAACAGTCGGGGCACCCCCGCCGTAGCCCTCACCGCCTGCATGGCCTACTTCCGACCGGTGGTGGCCGGCGAGGTGCTCGAGGCAATAGCCGCGGAGGAATACCTGGGACGCCGCACGGCCACCTACCGAGTGGAAGTGCGGCGGGGCGACGAACTGGTCGCGCTCTTTACCGGGACCGTCCACCGAATGGCACAGGGATGA
- a CDS encoding Lrp/AsnC ligand binding domain-containing protein encodes MRAYVLMGTQGDARQVVEKIRALKGIKEADAVWGPNDVIALVEVDSMQELSDLVAGHIRAVAGVTSTDTRIVL; translated from the coding sequence ATGCGCGCCTATGTGCTTATGGGCACCCAGGGAGACGCTCGACAGGTGGTTGAGAAGATTCGGGCCTTGAAGGGGATCAAGGAGGCTGACGCGGTCTGGGGGCCCAACGACGTCATCGCGCTGGTAGAAGTGGACAGCATGCAGGAGCTATCAGATCTCGTAGCAGGGCACATCCGCGCCGTCGCAGGGGTTACCTCCACCGACACTCGTATCGTTTTGTAG
- a CDS encoding ABC transporter permease, with product METAVTFARLVMLTLVPYVLAGQGTMLAGRAGVFNVAQEGIMLVGASVGFLGAYLSGGNLLQGMLLAMAVGGLFGLALAYFTTTLKMDQFVTGLALFFIGMALSTLLYRLAIGVTLTPPLIPTLRELPLPGLSRIPLLGVVLFRQNALVYGAVLLSLALYLFLYSSGSGMALRAVGENPMAADSLGVNVNLTRYLTTVTGAMLMGLAGAYLPMVYTATFTEGMVRGRGWLSIALTFFGGWSPHLIFLGALFFAAVEVLAFRVQVTGVGIPYQLILMLPYLATMAVMMPTFRRLQVPAFLGKNYDRERRALL from the coding sequence GTGGAGACCGCCGTCACCTTCGCCCGGCTCGTCATGCTCACGCTGGTACCGTATGTCCTGGCCGGCCAGGGGACCATGCTGGCCGGTCGGGCGGGGGTGTTCAATGTGGCCCAGGAGGGGATCATGCTGGTGGGGGCCTCAGTGGGATTTCTCGGCGCCTACCTCTCCGGCGGAAACCTGCTCCAGGGGATGCTTCTGGCCATGGCCGTGGGCGGGCTGTTCGGACTGGCTCTGGCTTACTTCACCACTACGCTGAAGATGGATCAGTTCGTCACCGGGCTGGCTCTGTTCTTCATCGGCATGGCGCTCTCCACGCTGCTATACCGGCTGGCCATCGGCGTCACTCTCACGCCTCCCCTGATTCCCACCCTGCGGGAGCTCCCGCTACCTGGACTCAGCCGCATTCCCCTGCTGGGAGTGGTTCTCTTCAGGCAGAATGCGCTGGTGTACGGAGCCGTGTTGCTCTCGCTGGCGCTTTACCTCTTCCTGTACTCCTCTGGTTCCGGGATGGCGCTGCGGGCGGTTGGGGAGAATCCCATGGCGGCGGACAGCCTGGGAGTGAACGTGAACCTCACCCGCTACCTGACCACTGTGACCGGAGCCATGCTCATGGGGCTGGCCGGCGCCTACCTGCCCATGGTCTACACGGCGACCTTCACCGAAGGGATGGTGCGGGGACGGGGCTGGCTGTCCATCGCCCTGACCTTCTTCGGCGGGTGGAGCCCGCACCTGATCTTCCTGGGGGCGCTCTTCTTTGCCGCGGTCGAGGTACTGGCGTTTCGCGTCCAGGTCACCGGTGTGGGCATCCCCTATCAGCTCATCCTCATGCTCCCCTACCTGGCCACGATGGCAGTGATGATGCCGACCTTCCGCCGCCTCCAGGTCCCGGCCTTCCTGGGGAAGAATTACGACCGCGAGCGACGGGCTTTGCTGTAA